DNA from Quercus lobata isolate SW786 chromosome 1, ValleyOak3.0 Primary Assembly, whole genome shotgun sequence:
ACgaagaaattgtgtacataaCATATGATGCAAATATGTACTGTCGGTCTCTCACCTATCTTATTTGTTAATTGTTTTTCCGGAagaagaggggtaaaaaaatgaaaatcattgtGGGGGCAGAAATATATAGtagataatttttgttttttgtttctcatttttGTCGTTTTGTGGGGAATTCAGTTCATTGAAGTTCCCTGCTTATTAACTACTACCACTGAAGTATTGGTGAggatatttttgagtgtttgtgTTAAAAGGTTTAGTGTTCAATAATTTCATCTCGACTGCTATTTGAAAACCTCCTGTTAAAGAGGTTCTTCCCGCCTATTTAAATTCCTGGTAACCATGCTCGTTATGCTGCCGGAATGACAGTAACCCTTTATAAAactttcaaagaaacaaaattggTTTATGCAAGAGTGATATGTAACTCGTTCATTGGCCTATAACACATTTTACATTTTGTATTAGTAATGATGTTCTACAAGGTGGTAAAAGTGCAGGGTCGTATGGTGTTTCTACAAGGTTGGCGATAGTCCCTAATATGTCAAAGATTACATACAGCAGGCATGAGGCCTTTGGGATCAACACCCCCCTAACTCAAGAAAAGTCAAGCTCTCCCTGAAACCAGTGAGATGGATGGATAACTATACATACATATTCATTTGTAACCACACCCCATCTAGTGTTTATAGACTTTTTCCCTTTTAAGAAAGTCAAGCTATATTAGTAGGGGTGGTCGTTTGTGTTTACATGTGTAACGtgtcaaattataattattcaaatattaattaaacgTAAACGGGACACGTTTATTAATTGTGTCAAGATCTCTGGATAGACAAAAGTTATCTAATAAACAAGTTGACATAACTCACATAatctgtttaataaacaagtcgtGTTAGGGTAGAAATTACTTGACACAACCTATTTGATAAATATGTCATATAGATATGTTCACACATATCCAAACACGAATAACTTGttagcaattttcatattttatagaATGTTTTAGTTTCCAAAGTCATCAACAATTAAAACATAATTACAACTATAAATTTTGAAGGGTAAATTGGTAAAATTGACCTTCAATTAGATATGGTTTGAATAGATTTCACATGTCATACTCGaataaactttttattaaatgggtcaataTAATTCATGTCAAATATTGTCACTCTTAACCTATAGGAGGAGCTAGTGGGTTGAACTTGAATGAGCAAGCCAGTTTACTTGAATGGGTAACCCAGTTTGACTAACAATTTGTAAAACGACTACACCGAAATTTTATCAATACTAAATCATGGAATACTCAATCCTATGCCCCTATTGTATTAGCTTCACCAATAAGATATTTGGTTAGGTTACTGTAAAACTGTAAAGTTTTAATTACATATCGTTCACGAATgctttttaattgaaaaacaaaaacaaaactatcgCTGTTTGCAACAATTGCTAAATAACTTTTTGACATGAGTGATGACAAAAATTATCTTTCAGATTtcaatctaattaattcaattaactaCCAATATTTACATAATCGATCTAAATGTATCGAAAAGTAACAaaagcaaataaacaaatacttccttaattaatatttaaaactcAATCTTTATCAATGCCTCCAGTGCATTGAATCATTGCAAACACATGGCCAAAAGTAAATCTATAGCACGTTACGATAGATCTGGTGCACTAGACCCAATAAATTAATAACACTActtacacaataaatttcacaatatctAAAGTAATAAATTGTAATGTAAGATTACACATAAAATTAACATTACGATTATTTTATAAGGCCCGATCAACAGGTACCTTAAGGCATCTGTTAATGAACTATTTCATAAAAGTTTcaataccacttttatgaggacaaaaaaaaaaaaatagtagtctTTTTTCataaagtatttttaaaaataattgctaAACCAATGTCGAGTATTTGttatcttttcccttttattgtATACCAATACCCTGCTATCTTGTGGAAAAAGTAGTTAGATTTAATGCGTATCTATCTAGACTTATTGAAAGATTGAAAAAAGCATGAGCATTTATTTCAATTCATTACTTTTATTATAGAGTAAAGAGCTTTTAACGTTGTAGCtcaaaatttcagttttaacaGATTCTACATGCCAGCCCAAAGCCCCTGCAAAATGTGAGATATAACAGCATGACCGAGACATTCCTAccctttttcttccttcctaTATCTCTTTCTATTTTAAGGGGTTGGGGTGTTCTGATCAAGAAAAACTACCAATTTAACCTCATCTAAAACATATGTACATGCGGATAAAATATTGTGCTGTCACACTACACAATACCAAATTCTCCACTTCGCTCAGCTGAAGTATTCAAAATGAACCTATATTTCAAATGATATGGATATTAGGACAAAAAGGCATTATTTATAGGATGCGGAAGCATTATAGATATCCACCTGCCTTGAACATATTCAATGGCCTCAAACAAGATCAACTTTCTATTCTACATTTCCCGATGGCATCAATATACAGGTAACAAGCTTCAATGTATAAGACACGCCTTGACCAGGCCATCTAGCGTACGTAAAGCACAAAGCCtgcaaagaaaattaaaacatccGAGTCAGATCGCAAGTACACCCCAATTTAAGGGTCAAGCCAGTGGATTGCAGAAATCAGATTTTAACTTTCTACTCATAATAAGCGAACAAAATGCACCAAGAGACATCTTTTCAATGACCTTCAATCAATCTATGATGAAATGAATGATGATCTAACGCAAACAGGATGCATAAGTAAAATCTCTACTGgtatcaaattttattgcaaaatgTACCAAGATAGATTATAAAGTAAAATTCCAGTGCCAAAAGGAGGAATAATAACCACCGCTGCCCAACAAAACACAGATTCAGTAATATACTACTTATGCAAACAATCTCTGTTTTCAAATCATAACAAATAACTACAAACAACTGATAGCCCAACATTTCAGAATCAGACTCTTAGGATCcatttggttgggaggatgaaaaagattttagtttccctcatttgatatcaataaaacttattacttatcaaaaaaaaaaaaaaaaaatttagtttccctcatttgtgtttggttgggaggctggaaaagtggagggatggaagactttgttgtttggttaagaagaaaaatgagaggattgAAAATAGAGTTGGTATAAATTTACCATAATGtccctattaaataaaacaaaaagtaacacattatatactttaaaaaaaaaattgtgtatagaagggcatttcattaaaatgaaaaaaataaaatgcaaaaggttAAGAGATTAATCCAAAACTGTTTtctaaaaaagacaaaaacaaaaaccaacaaaactgaagagaaaagagacaaaaaaaaaaagggggggggggggggggaagaagaAGGCAACGTCcagaaaagacaaaagaaaaaaattaataataaaagaaagatgaagaaggcaatGTCTagaaaaatgccaaaaaaaaaaaaaaaaaaaagaagccaaaagCCCAAACGTCCAGAATGTATGCTGGGGTATATTTGTCCAAAAGCAACAAGGAGCAAGCTCATTGTTTTCTCTCCTATAATCTCCCCAATTTGGGAAGATTGATTTTTGGTGGGCTCGGGAAGAAAACACCAGGACCCCACCAGTTTTCTCTCCCCtatccctctccctctcccctcccaaccaaacaaccaCTTCAACTGTTTTCTCCCCActtttctctcatttattttCCATCCACCCACTTTTCattccaaccaaacatacccttaggtTTTTGTGTTTATCCTCCCTAGTAATTCCagaaatgattttgaaatctttCAAGATCTTTGGTATAAAACTAACCTATAAGTATAACTGGGTTTTGCAACTTAGGTAGCACTTATCACTCCCATTAAACACATGCAActgtttcttcctttttccaCCTATTTTGCCCCTACAGTGGGCCTTACACCTTCAATTGATAAATCCATATAATTATTTTCCACATAAAACATCAGAAAAGGGGAAATGAGTGCATATAAATCTGAAAGGATGTCAGTGTCATTTGGAGATGCTAGTATTCTAGCGGTATATTCTGAAGGAGGTGATACCATTGGCTGGATTCAAATCTCCCCATAAGCTTAATATTGTCTTAGCCTTCCAACTAAACCAAGCTAACAGCGAATTTTGCTAGGCCAAAGAGGACAATGACTAAAATTGCTAGGCCAAAGAGGACAATGTCATTTTGACCAAATTAGCAGAAGTCACCATACTTTTCAGAATTTGAGCTAGGGCTCATTAGCATTAAGGAGGCAACATGTTATAGGGTAGAGAAGGTGAGGAGCATGGTGGGGATTGGTTTGGACCCAAGTTACTTTTCCACAGTGCAATAAACTGAGATTAACcccaaaaggggaaaaaaaatactgatTTAATTTTGAAACCCTAAGCTATCTGAATTGTCAATGTGGAAGTGGAAGCATTCATTACCTATGGTGCACCAGTGATGATAATTAAATATAATGCTTTGAAGAACCCAGAATCTCATAAGGAGTCCTATGACCTCATTATTATGCAACAATTTTATTCCACATAGAACCATATGACATACTAAAAAGATAATGACAGGcttcaagaaaaatgaaaacatcATGTAAACAAATCATTCAATTTGGaatatacaaaaaaatcacACAGCTTCCAGGCATGGACAAATACAAGAGTGCAAAAGCATTCCAGAGTTGTGCTATAAAAACTACCTGAAGAATTCCTCACACTATGCTTGCAGTTACAAGTCCAACTGGCCGTTCTCTCCCAAATGTTTCATCATCAAAATCTTCATTTGTGGAATTTTCTTGACAGAGCAATTTGTTTTCTTGCATAGGATTTAAGTCAATAGCCTCCCAACCCATTGGAGGAGCCTGATGTGTGTCACTGTGCTCAGAACCATGATTTATATCAACATTGTCCTCCACATTTTGTCTGACATCATCATGTACAAGTTCTGTTCCCTTATCATTATCAATACAAGATGGCTCTGCGTTAAGATCAGAGCACAAATCATATCCAGGTTCCCCAGCCCCATGATAAGCCACAGTAACTGCCCCTTGGTCAGATTGCTCAGCAGCATCTTTTTTTTGCCTCTTCCATTTCTTCGTAGATGAAGTACCGTCATCTtcaaaatcttcttcttctctttccctATGTAAATAAACCCATAATTTCCTTTCCCCATCAAATTGCACACAAGGATCACGCTCATAGTGCAAACGGTCCAAGGCTCCACTAACAACTTGATTAACTTGTGAATCAGACACATCTTCAACGATATATTGAGAATCTCTTATTAATGTGCAAACATCTGCTCGAGTGCCAATACTTCCAGGCAATCTGGCAGCTGCATCTCTCACAAGACAAAGAATTGTAACATGTGGTGGTCGATCACGTTTCAGCATAAAATGGTCTCGAGCTTTTGATGTAGGCTTACCACCGCACCTTCTCAAAGGAGCTACAATGGATTTTTTTCCATCAGCTGCTGTGTAAGAAAAGGCCCTGTCAGGAATTGAATACCTTAGAACTTCCTCCTTACGGAAATAAGTTCGCACTTCTTCAGAGCTTGGGCTAATGGTGTTAAGACTCTTTTGAGCTCTTAGGTCCCTGAACCTTTCTTTCTCATCCAGGTTGAACTGCATCAATGCCAGAGGTGGTGCAGGGAGACTTCCTATTTGTTGAAGGGTCTCCTGACCACTTTTCAGCCAGTTAGCAAAAGAATCAACCAACTTGACAAGCATTCTGTGAGGAAGACCCCAAGCTTCAGGAGATGTCACCTCCTCAATGGTCTCATTATCTGATGAACCATGAGAAACTGGGCCAATCCAGGACCAACTCTTTGTAGATTTTTCATAGATTGCAAGCGCCTTCCAACCTTTTGCTCCTAAAGGTGCTGTTTTGGATGAAAATATCTTTAGAATTCCTCTCACCAAATCCTGAAGTGGCTCTTGCGTCTCAAGTATACAAGGATCTCCAGGGTTTGACCTGATGCGGTCAACAATCTCCTGAACAGTAAGAGAAGGCACGTTCCCTTGCCCAGCAGGTTCTGAGACATTGACATCCACCTTCTCCTGGGAAGGGACCCCATTAACACTGCCCTCATGCTTTTTATCCTGCTCCTCTCTAGGTTTGCCAACCTCCAAATCTTCTGGAAGTGGAGTAATCATTGCCAAGCGAACTGCAGAGAGAAGgtgtataatagaaaatgaGAAGCCAGTATGAACTGTAGGTGTAATCGGTGTGAATTGTTTTTTCTGTGGTTTGGTTTCCAGCTCCATCTCTACTGCTCCCATTTCTGTAACAGGTGGCTCAGAGTTTTCCATGTCTGAACTAACAGAATCTTGGTCcagtttcttttttgtctttttcttcaaaGGAGTGGAATCATCAATTTGCTGCATAATGTCAAACTGCagatcatcatcttcatctctGCCATCCACATCTGTCACATCCACCTTTCCTTTCCGCTTTTTTGTCGCTGTATTGCAAACTATCAATGGAGCCTCAGATCTTCCATTACGATTACTCACATGACCTTCTTTACTCTGTCCTTTCTTCCCAGACCTACCCTTCCCATAACCATCCACCAATAATCTTCTTTCAAGTGCATCATCCTCCTCATCAGCAACATTGTTACGCAAATAAATTGACTGAGAAGCAGAATGGTCACGGCCTACATCCCCTCTCTGCTTTTTCTCAGAAGAGTAGGTCTTCAATGAGGACACATGTAACCTTTCACCAGGTTCCCCATGCAACTTGCCATTCTTGCCcaatttgtgtatttgtttcctATCACCATCATCATTAAACTTACCCAAGCGTAAAGCATAGCTGTCTCCCAAAACTCTACCAGTGGAATCATGCAAGGGACTGCTATCTCGCATTTTACCCTTCTGCTTTAAAATGTGGTTATCTACTCCTGGCACATGCCCATGATCACCAAAACCACCCATCTTTTTCAAGGGATGTGCAATTCCTTCAAAATCCCGTGCATTCACTTTCATATCCCTCTTAACAAACTTGGCCTTTTTAGCATCTAGGCTAGACTGCAATAACTTAGATTGAGAACCTTCCATACCACCACCAGGGAAAGCCGACTTACTCCTCAACAAAGGATTGCTATCCTCATCATCGTCAAATTCTGATGAGTCTGATTCTGTGTCTTCACTTTTAATAAACATTCTATTACTTTTCACCCCTGCCAAGTCTGGGACTCCATTCTGTACAAAATTACCTTTCATCTTCTCTTTTGATGGTTTTGCTCTCAATTCAGTCAGAAAATATCTGTCATTCATCTGTGGTGAGGAAGCTCTATAGGATTTGTAATTCAGATCAGGGGACTCCCTCCCTGGCTTCCGTTTCTTACCCCTGGTATCCCAATCATCAAGTTTATGCAACGAATCCACAGAAAAACCTTCCCCGTGAGTCCTCTTATGCCAATGAGGTTCAGCACGATCTGATGAGTCAGCTCTATTACCTTTCGGTCCCAGCTGCAGCTCGCGGCCTTTCAACAACTTCATCTGATCCCCAACTGCAAATTGCTGAACATTTTCAGGATACTTAGACTTTTTGACAGTGTCATAGGAACTCTTCATATTAGGAGGCTTTGTGAACACCTTACTCGAATTCCTGTTCCTACCATAGCCTAGTAAATCACCCTTTGAAGAAATCGGTAGACCCATAAAATTGTCAGTGGCTAAATCATCGCCTCTTGAAAGGCCATGCTTTTTTCCCACTTTCAAAATTCCAGATTTCTCCATCGCACTACCACGCGAGACATTTCGATCCCGTTGGACACCCATTCCATATGTGATTtcttcaacatcatcaagaCCTCTAATCTGATCCCTTGCCTTGAGTCCTGCAGCCTTATTCTGACGAGCAAGAGCTGCTGAACTATACGGCCCAGAATTCATATCCAAACCAGGGTAAACATCAATTTCATCAAGACCTTTCATCTGATCCCTTGTCTTGAGTCCTGCAGCCTTATTCTGACGAGGAAGAGCTGCTGCTGAACCATACGGCCCAGAATTCATATCCAAACCAGGGTAAACAGAAGGATGGTGGCCAACTAAATCCTTTGCCAAAGGCAACTTTGACCCAGCAAGCTTCAGTATACCTTTAGGATTCTGCTTTCCATAATTTTCTGGATCCAAACCCATCAACCGTCCTCGAGAAGGAATGTCCAAATTTGAGCCCACTCCATATGCAGATTGGTTACCCATTCTCTGGGACCTGTCCTTGCTCTTTCTGCTCCACAAATGTTCGCCCGACTCTCTTTCCGATGAGTCAGACTGCACATATTCCATCTTCTCAGACATCAAACTCTTTTGGCTTTTCATAATATTCAAAACACGAAGCCTCTCGTCGATACTGTATCCCCTACAATTAAACCAAGCATCCCTTATCTGGCAAAGATTAACAACCATATTGTTCTGATACTTCCTCAAATGATGGTAGTGTTGCCGCTTCTGAATGAAATTCCAACCTTCCCGGTAAAGAGCTACCCTTGGCTCACACAACCCTCCCTTCAACATATCAAACAACTTCTTAATGGGGCTCCCGAAATGCAAACTAGAACCCGTGAAAAGCTCTTTTAGCGTAATCATATACGTCTCTTGGTCCATGTCAGGCAAAAAATTTGTTAGGCTTAACCTCTCTTCCTCAGTCAAACACTCATTCCACACATCCATTGACAATATATCCTCCAAACCCGGAAGATCATACAGCTCCAATGGAATATTGCAATTCTGATTCCCAACTCGGCAAAACTCCGCCCCGGTTTCTCCCAATTCCAACAAATCACAGTCATCAGACCCCGCCCCGGAATCAGCATCATCaaattcatcatcatcatctgattCCACAGCTGAGCTACGGCGCTGATGCTCGTCCTCATCACTGGACATACTCTCCCTACTACCGGGCGAAAACTCGGGATCAAACCTCGACCCCTTAAAGTTATTCTTCTCAATCGCCATGAAACATTAACAACCACACACACACGTACAAAAATCACAACGCCCCCCCTCCCTCAAACTATTAACTCTCAAAACCAAAAGCAACTACAGCAGCTCCAAATTAACGCAATTTCCAAAAATCCCCAATCTTAATCCAACACACAGCCAatttcaaaaccctaacaacaacaataccaaaaaccttaaaattaaaGCCAATTCGTCCTATAATTCGTGACTAAATACAAAGAATGAAAttcgaattattaaaaaaaaaaaacaaaaaacaaaaaactaagaAGAATTGGATTGGATCGAAAAGTACCTCATTCGCGAGTCGAGGAGCTTCTTCTACGGCGAAATTAACGGCATCGAAGGTGTCGAGGTCGCAACGAGAAATTTTgtgtcagagagagagagagagagagaatttgggTGAGTCTGTGAAACCCTAAGAGGACGAGGCGGTTATaaatagagagggagagagaaagaagggtCACAGTGGCAGAGGATGAAGAAGACGATGGTGACGTGGAGGGAGGTGGGCCGTGTGATCGCGAGGCTGAGCAAAATGACGAAAAAGGGCTCAGAAGGGGGGTAATAGAGAGAAAGTAGACGTGTGTGTGCAgagatttgagagagaaagagagtggaAAAGGGTTTGggtatgtgtttgtgtttgtgtttgtgtgtgtgaaagagagagatagacagAGAAGACGACTCAGTGAGTCGAGTCGAGCCAAGCGAGTTCCTGGAAGAGACCGTTGTGAGTCCGAGTCTGACTCGCTCTCACTCACACACGCACTTCTGGCTGGTTGGgccaggtttttttttttaattttttttgggcttcatCCCCACATTACTTCCCAGATCGCCGCTAGTCAAACTCGCTAGGTTT
Protein-coding regions in this window:
- the LOC115988496 gene encoding uncharacterized protein LOC115988496, which gives rise to MAIEKNNFKGSRFDPEFSPGSRESMSSDEDEHQRRSSAVESDDDDEFDDADSGAGSDDCDLLELGETGAEFCRVGNQNCNIPLELYDLPGLEDILSMDVWNECLTEEERLSLTNFLPDMDQETYMITLKELFTGSSLHFGSPIKKLFDMLKGGLCEPRVALYREGWNFIQKRQHYHHLRKYQNNMVVNLCQIRDAWFNCRGYSIDERLRVLNIMKSQKSLMSEKMEYVQSDSSERESGEHLWSRKSKDRSQRMGNQSAYGVGSNLDIPSRGRLMGLDPENYGKQNPKGILKLAGSKLPLAKDLVGHHPSVYPGLDMNSGPYGSAAALPRQNKAAGLKTRDQMKGLDEIDVYPGLDMNSGPYSSAALARQNKAAGLKARDQIRGLDDVEEITYGMGVQRDRNVSRGSAMEKSGILKVGKKHGLSRGDDLATDNFMGLPISSKGDLLGYGRNRNSSKVFTKPPNMKSSYDTVKKSKYPENVQQFAVGDQMKLLKGRELQLGPKGNRADSSDRAEPHWHKRTHGEGFSVDSLHKLDDWDTRGKKRKPGRESPDLNYKSYRASSPQMNDRYFLTELRAKPSKEKMKGNFVQNGVPDLAGVKSNRMFIKSEDTESDSSEFDDDEDSNPLLRSKSAFPGGGMEGSQSKLLQSSLDAKKAKFVKRDMKVNARDFEGIAHPLKKMGGFGDHGHVPGVDNHILKQKGKMRDSSPLHDSTGRVLGDSYALRLGKFNDDGDRKQIHKLGKNGKLHGEPGERLHVSSLKTYSSEKKQRGDVGRDHSASQSIYLRNNVADEEDDALERRLLVDGYGKGRSGKKGQSKEGHVSNRNGRSEAPLIVCNTATKKRKGKVDVTDVDGRDEDDDLQFDIMQQIDDSTPLKKKTKKKLDQDSVSSDMENSEPPVTEMGAVEMELETKPQKKQFTPITPTVHTGFSFSIIHLLSAVRLAMITPLPEDLEVGKPREEQDKKHEGSVNGVPSQEKVDVNVSEPAGQGNVPSLTVQEIVDRIRSNPGDPCILETQEPLQDLVRGILKIFSSKTAPLGAKGWKALAIYEKSTKSWSWIGPVSHGSSDNETIEEVTSPEAWGLPHRMLVKLVDSFANWLKSGQETLQQIGSLPAPPLALMQFNLDEKERFRDLRAQKSLNTISPSSEEVRTYFRKEEVLRYSIPDRAFSYTAADGKKSIVAPLRRCGGKPTSKARDHFMLKRDRPPHVTILCLVRDAAARLPGSIGTRADVCTLIRDSQYIVEDVSDSQVNQVVSGALDRLHYERDPCVQFDGERKLWVYLHREREEEDFEDDGTSSTKKWKRQKKDAAEQSDQGAVTVAYHGAGEPGYDLCSDLNAEPSCIDNDKGTELVHDDVRQNVEDNVDINHGSEHSDTHQAPPMGWEAIDLNPMQENKLLCQENSTNEDFDDETFGRERPVGLVTASIV